A region of the Thioploca ingrica genome:
AAGATAATAACGACTAAGATCAGATTAATTAACCAACGTTGTTGCATTAAGCCCTCCGCCGACGTAACCAAATAGATATGCCAGTACCAATTAAAATTCCAGGTAAACCGAATAAGAAGAACAGACCCAAAAGAATAGCCATATTGGGAGACAAATCTAATTTTAGATCCAGCGCAGTTTTAGCTGGAATTTGAATTAGATTATCCTCTTGTGCTAGCCAATTGAGCAGTTTTAAACCCAAGTCAAGTTGCCCAGCATAACCTAACAGGGCATTAGAGAGAAAATCTCCATCGCCTACAATAATAACCCGTTGTTTAGCTTGGTTTGTTTTAGTATCGGTAGTGGTTAGTGGTGGTTTAGTCCCTTTTACCGGCTTAATTTTAATGGCTGCTGGCGGTTGACCGGAAGTCACTTCAGTACCGAATTCTTCTTGCTGCGGGTCCATTGGGCTGTGCTTGGACTGTTCCTGTGGCTGATCACGAGTCAGAGCAAAGGCGATTTCTAATGGTCCATTAATATCAGTTTTGGGGTCATATTTTACCGTCCCTTCTATTTTTCCAGTTTCTGACCACACTTGGGGGTGAGTGGTTAACAAAGCGGTTTTTTCCCACTTTTCACCGGGTGGTTGGACGACAAGACCGACTGCTTGAGGAAATAAAGTCACTTGCTCTGCTAAATCTTCTGTCACCGGATGATGACCATAGCCGGTAGTGGTAATTGAAATAATGCTGGGATCGTTAACACCAAATAGCCGACTGGTCGGATCAACCAAAATCCCGGGTTGAATGGTTAAACCCAATTGGGCGGCGAGGGGTTCTAATCCCAATAATTTACCCGAATCAAGTAACCATAACAAATTACCACCTTGGTTAAGGTATTGTTCAATGAGCGTTGTTTCTTCAGGTAAGAATTTGCTTCGTGGACTGGCAATAACTAATACCTTAATTTTTTCCAATGGTGGTGAACCTTGTCCCCAATTCATCGCTTGTATGTCAAAACCTCTTTGTTTTAATTCTTGTGCCCAATCGCTTAAGTCCGGTGCTTGAACACCGGTAATACTTCTTTCACCATGTCCGGTTAAAAATGCGACAATTGGCTTGTCAGAACGTACCAGCCGCTGTAAAACCGAACTGATTTCTTGTTCAGATAAGCGTGGTGTGGTAACCCGTTCCGTTTTACCCTGATAATTAATAAACAATTCACCATCCACTTCGATATTTTTTTCCCTCACTTCATTCGGTACGGTATAGGGATTAACAAAGTTTAATTGAATATCAGCTTTATATTTTTGATAACGTTGAATTAATTCTTTTATCGGTTGACGTAGTTGCTCATCCTTAGAAGCATAAGCCGTAATGGTAATTGGGGCGGTAAATTCGGTTAATAATTTTTGACTGGTCTCGGAAAGCGTATGGCGATGACTATAGGTCCAATCCGCTTGTAGCTTATAACGAGTGCTTAACCAAGCGGCTAATCCGATGGCAATAACTAATAGAATAATAAAAGAACTAGTTTGTAAACGTAAATATAAACGAGTGCGCTCAGTGATTTGCATAATGGTTAGTTATCCGTAATGGCAACTCTGGCGGTTGCCCTTTGCAGTTATCAGTTAGCAGTGAATAATGGGTAGCTCAGAACTGAGAAACTTTATTGAATGCGATCAGCATCTAAACGCTGAATACTTAAAATAAGAAATAAAGTTATGAATAATATGTAATAAATAACATCTTCAGTGCTGAAGATTCCTTCTAATAGGGGTTGATAATGATTCATCATGGATAAATAAGTTAACACGCCACCTTGTTCTTCGAGATATTCCGCCCAATCAATCATCCATAAGAAGAGTAACACGCCAAAAGTGCTAATAGCGGCTATAGTGGGATGAGCAGTCAAAGTAGAAATATATAACCCAATAGCGGCTAAGGCACCCAATAATAAAATAGTACCTAATAATCCAGCCGCTAAGTGACCAAAATCTAAATGACCACCTAATAATAAAGATAAGGGCATCAGCATCAGCATCGCCAGCATAATCAAAAGAAAAGACATTAATCCCAAAAACTTACCCATAATGATACCGGTCATAGATACTGGGGCAGATAATAATAGGGGTAAAGTTTTATTGCGCCGTTCTTCACTAATCAGTCGCATGGTGAGCAAGGGCATAACTAATAAGAGGATAATGCCTATCCAACTAAATAAAGAACTCACTATCATCATCGTGATACCCGGTGCATTAGGCTCATTAGCCAACCGTGATTGAATATCCGGACGTAAAAATAACTCGACTACTTTGGCAAAATTCCAACTCGAAATCAGCTGCATCACGGCTAAAATACTCCACGCCAGCGGAGATGATAGTAAACTCCTGAGTTCTCTTGCGGCAATGGTCCACATTTAAGCAGCCTCCTGATGATGTAATAAAGGGGTTTCTTCTGGTTCTGTGGTTAGGTCAACAAAAACTTGTTCTAAACTGCGTTTTTCTGGGATCAATTCATACAATCCCCAATTGCCAGCTACCGCTTGTTCTACTAGCGCTTCAGCAGGATTATTATCGGTAGCGTGTTGAATACGAAAATGATCATTATCTTGTACTTCCACGGCTTCTACCCCGGAAATTTGTACTAACGCATTGATAGGGGGTGGACGACGTAACCCCACTTGCAAGTGAGTGGTTTGTATTTGAGCAAATAACCCGCTAATGGTATCGTTAAGAACTAATTGACCCCGGTTAATAATTTGGACATGATTACAAAGGGCTTGAACTTCTTGCAAAATGTGAGTGGATAAAATCACACTATGTTCGGCACCTAAACTTTTGATTAACTCCCGAATTTCACGAATTTGAATCGGATCTAATCCAATGGTCGGTTCATCCAAAATAACCACGGCTGGCATATGAATAATCGCTTGCGCAATGCCGACGCGTTGCTGGTAACCTTTAGATAAATTACCAATCAGCCGCTGAGTCACTGAAGCTAAACCACATTGTTCAATCACACGATTAACGGCACTGGTAATCGCCTGAACCGGAATCCGATGCAACCGCGCACAAAATCTTAAATACTCTATGACCAACATTTCTCGATAAATCGGCGGTTGTTCGGGTAAATAGCCGAGTGCTAATTTAGCAGGTAACGGTTGTTCCAATAAATCATAGCCAGCCACCGCAATTTGACCGGTAGAGGGTGCCAATGTTCCTGCAATCATTTGCATCGTGGTTGACTTTCCAGCCCCATTCGGTCCAAGAAATCCTAAGATCTGACCCCGCGTGACTTCAAAACTAATCTTATCAACAGCACAAAAATGACCATAATAACGCGATAGATTTTGTACTGAAACCAATGTATCTGAGTTCATTAGTCTTTCTCTTAATTTAAATTAGAATAACGAAACACTTAGTTCATTAATCGCCAACAACATTTCACTATCATCCGTTAACGCTTGAGCAATGGCACTACGGCAAGCCAGGTTAGGATTAACTCCGCTGACAATTAATTTAGCGGCGTGGACTAACAACCGAGTACTTGCACCTTCTTCTAAACCATTTCCCTTTAAATGACGCGTCATGTGGGCAAATTTAACCAATTTATCAGCAACAGCCGCATCAATCTGGGTTTCGTTACCGATGATTTTGGCTTCTAGATTTGGGGACGGATAATCAAATTCCAAGGCGACAAAACGTTGCCGAGTACTTTGTTTTAAATCTTTCAACACACTTTGATAACCCGGATTGTAAGACATGGCTAAGCAAAATTCCGCTGGACTCACTAGAATTTCACCCAATTTCTCTATCGGTAACACGCGGCGATCATCGGCTAACGGATGAATTACCACAGTGGTATCTTTACGTGCTTCAACGATCTCGTCTAAATAACAAATACCACCATGACGTACCGCTCGCGCTAATGGTCCATCAACCCAAACCGTGTCACCACCACTGACTAAAAAGCGTCCCACTAAATCGGAAGCCGTTAAATCATCATGGCAAGACACGGTAATCAAAGGTCGCTGTAGCCGCCACGCCATATGTTCCATAAAACGCGTTTTACCACAACCGGTTGGTCCCTTGAGCAACAAGGGAAGTTGATTATGATAAGCCGCCTCAAATAATTCGATTTCACTACTGATAGGCTCATAGTAAGGTTGCTGTTCGATGAGATACGCTTCAGGTTTAAATACACGGGCATTCATGAGGAATTAATTAATCGCAGTAGGTTTGGTTAACATTTTGCGTATAATGACATAAAGCTTTTTCAAGTCAATGAAGTATTAAAGGTCAAAAGTAAAATTAAATGATGACACTAATGATGTTAAACGGCACGAAGTTTTAATCGGCACGGAGCTCGCGTAGGATGTGGTGACGAAGGAACCGCATCATTCGCTTGATTAGTTTAAGCAGCCTGTGTAGGGTGCAATTGAGATAGGGGTTATGGCGGATGACGCTACGCTTATCCGCCCTACGCTTCACTGCCATCAATTTTACGCCTGCTAATACAAAGCCAGCACGGCTATATCAAGTTAAAATTGTTCAAGAACAAGATCAAACTCAACCACTTGGCACTCAAATCTAAACGCTATCTGTACGCTAGTCAATCAGGTTACGCTGCCCTGCGGGAATTCAACCCGGCTCAATTGGCTGCGTAAAGTGAGTAATTAATCCAATAAAGTGAATTGAAATACTATATCAGAAAATACTTATATGCTATGCTAATAGCGTTGGTTAGCGTGCCATAATACGATTCATTTTTTAACTACTTAGGAGATATTTACTATGGATAAAAATTATTATGATGCTGTCGTTCAAATGGAAAAAATGCAACTTAACCGGGAATATAAGTTAGGCTGGA
Encoded here:
- a CDS encoding ABC transporter permease; the encoded protein is MWTIAARELRSLLSSPLAWSILAVMQLISSWNFAKVVELFLRPDIQSRLANEPNAPGITMMIVSSLFSWIGIILLLVMPLLTMRLISEERRNKTLPLLLSAPVSMTGIIMGKFLGLMSFLLIMLAMLMLMPLSLLLGGHLDFGHLAAGLLGTILLLGALAAIGLYISTLTAHPTIAAISTFGVLLFLWMIDWAEYLEEQGGVLTYLSMMNHYQPLLEGIFSTEDVIYYILFITLFLILSIQRLDADRIQ
- a CDS encoding ABC-type multidrug transport system, ATPase component — its product is MNSDTLVSVQNLSRYYGHFCAVDKISFEVTRGQILGFLGPNGAGKSTTMQMIAGTLAPSTGQIAVAGYDLLEQPLPAKLALGYLPEQPPIYREMLVIEYLRFCARLHRIPVQAITSAVNRVIEQCGLASVTQRLIGNLSKGYQQRVGIAQAIIHMPAVVILDEPTIGLDPIQIREIRELIKSLGAEHSVILSTHILQEVQALCNHVQIINRGQLVLNDTISGLFAQIQTTHLQVGLRRPPPINALVQISGVEAVEVQDNDHFRIQHATDNNPAEALVEQAVAGNWGLYELIPEKRSLEQVFVDLTTEPEETPLLHHQEAA
- a CDS encoding ATPase family protein associated with various cellular activities (AAA), encoding MNARVFKPEAYLIEQQPYYEPISSEIELFEAAYHNQLPLLLKGPTGCGKTRFMEHMAWRLQRPLITVSCHDDLTASDLVGRFLVSGGDTVWVDGPLARAVRHGGICYLDEIVEARKDTTVVIHPLADDRRVLPIEKLGEILVSPAEFCLAMSYNPGYQSVLKDLKQSTRQRFVALEFDYPSPNLEAKIIGNETQIDAAVADKLVKFAHMTRHLKGNGLEEGASTRLLVHAAKLIVSGVNPNLACRSAIAQALTDDSEMLLAINELSVSLF